The Mariprofundus sp. NF region GCCTTTTGCTGATACCGGAAGTGTTGAGCGTCATCCTTTGGGGGACAGGGTCTATACCCTGACTGAACCCAACCGCCCTGATGAGCAGATGCCGATATTCGAAGATGAGCATGGTACCTACATCATGAACTCCAAAGATCTGCGCGCCGTACAACATGTTGAGCGACTGGTGAAGATCGGTATCGACTCACTGAAAATCGAAGGCCGCACCAAATCCCACTACTACGTGGCACGCACAGCCCAGACCTATCACCAAGCCATTGAAGATGCTGTGGCAGGCAGGCCCTTTGATGAGAAGCTGATGTTCCAGCTCGATGGTTTAGCTAGTCGCGGTTATACCGATGGTTTCTATACTCGCAAACGTTCATCGGGTACCCAGAACTATGAAACCGGCAATTCACAATGGCTAAGCCAGCGTTTTGTCGGTGAAGTGGTCGGTTATGATGAAGAGAAGAAGATGGCTGAAGTGATTGTGAAGAACAAATTCTCAGTCGGTGACTCGATTGAACTGATCAATCCCGATGGCAACCACACCTTTATCGTCGAATCAATCAACGATGCCCGTTACGGCAATCCAATGGATGTAGCTCCGGGCAGTGGCCATCAGGTCAAAATGCCCGTACCGGTGAAACCTGCTGAACTGGCGCTGCTGGCGGTTAATCTGCCGGACTGATCCCCCTGCGCAGTTTTTCGATAATGGTAAATGGCTCGCCTGCATTGGTCAGGTTTTTCAGGCGCGGTGTGGTTTCTCTCTGGCCGGGGAAGAGCATCTCGCTCTGATAGGCGGAGGTGATCTCCTCAAAGCCGAGAATGATTGAGCCGGAACCATCCCGATCCTCAAATTTCTGCAGGTTCTCAATCTCGCCGATGGCAATAAATCGACTCTGTTTGGTGCGGATGCCGGAAAGGATAATAATGCGCTGATCGGTGATGCCATAGAAGGTTTTCTGACGCAGTATGGCATCGTAATAGAAGCGCCCGGCAATCATGTAGAGACCGATAAAGACAAATGGCAGACCGAACAGTGCCATCAGCAGCGGTGCATCTCCGCTGATCACCTGATACTCCCAGAAGATGGAGAAGCCACCCCAAAGCAGGCTGAAGGGGATCAAAAAGAGATCTGAAGAATGAAGCAGGAATCCCTGCTTTGGCTGAGCACTCCAGAGCAGTTGCTCATCCTCGGCCAACTCGGCAGCGATAACAGACTTATGGTCATACATGCTGCAAATATCCACCGATTACGACGAATTCTCAATGGTTGAATAGTCTATCTGAGACAAATGGGTTCACTGGAAACGGTTCAGGGCTAACAGTTTTGTGAATTTTCTGCGATACTGCCGCGCGGTTGGTGCAAGCTGGCCACAACCAGAGGTGTTCGGGGGCCTGACAGTTATGGCGATGAAGTACAATACAGATGATCTTCGCATTAGCGGCTTAAGTGAAATTGCTGCGCCGGAAGAGGTCCATGCTGAGCATGCGATCAGTGAAACCGCTGCGCGTACCACCCATGATGCCCGTGTTGCCATTCATGAGATTCTGCATGGTGAGGATGATCGACTGCTCGTAGTGGTTGGCCCATGCTCCATTCACAACCCGGATGCAGCCCTTGAATATGCAGTCCATATACAGCGCATGCGCAAAGAGTTGGGTGACGATCTTCTTATTGTCATGCGCGTCTACTTTGAGAAGCCACGCACTACCGTTGGCTGGAAAGGTTTGATCAATGATCCGAATCTCGATGGTACATTCGAGATTAACAAAGGCATTCGTCTGGCCCGTAAACTTCTTCTCGATGTCAACGAGATGGGTGTACCTGCCGGCACTGAATTCCTCGATCTGATCACGCCGCAATATGTGGCTGATCTGGTCAGTTGGGGTGCAATCGGTGCGCGTACGACCGAGTCACAGGGCCATCGTGAACTGGCCAGTGGCCTCTCCTGCCCTGTTGGTTTCAAGAATG contains the following coding sequences:
- a CDS encoding 3-deoxy-7-phosphoheptulonate synthase, which translates into the protein MAMKYNTDDLRISGLSEIAAPEEVHAEHAISETAARTTHDARVAIHEILHGEDDRLLVVVGPCSIHNPDAALEYAVHIQRMRKELGDDLLIVMRVYFEKPRTTVGWKGLINDPNLDGTFEINKGIRLARKLLLDVNEMGVPAGTEFLDLITPQYVADLVSWGAIGARTTESQGHRELASGLSCPVGFKNGTNGGFQIAIDALHAAKHPHVFISLTKQGKSAIFSTAGNDDCHIILRGGTEPNYDAASVARAVNELQSAKLSCSLMIDCSHANSSKQFKRQIDVGADIADQITAGNHCITGVMIESHLHEGRQNVVAGEKPEFGISITDACLGWEDTEALLHTLAEAVRKRRSAAAA